In Flammeovirgaceae bacterium 311, one DNA window encodes the following:
- a CDS encoding cold shock protein (COG1278 Cold shock proteins): MNTGIVKFFNEQKGFGFIKETETEKEYFVHISELVDEIRENDEVTFDLQEGRKGLNAVNVKRA; the protein is encoded by the coding sequence ATGAATACAGGAATAGTAAAATTTTTTAATGAGCAGAAAGGTTTCGGCTTCATTAAAGAGACAGAAACAGAAAAAGAATATTTCGTACACATTTCAGAACTCGTAGACGAGATCAGAGAAAATGACGAAGTGACTTTTGACCTTCAGGAAGGAAGAAAAGGACTAAACGCTGTTAATGTTAAACGCGCTTAG
- a CDS encoding peptidase M50 (COG1994 Zn-dependent proteases), whose translation MKQDRFSLYVGRYAGIKVFIHWTFWIILVWVYFIYYNINQDAGEGLQGVLFILALFGCVVLHEYGHALTAKKYNINTRRITLYPIGGIASLEAMPEKPGQELMVAAAGPLVNVVIALLLWAYLQFSGQMPDMGALQDADPADLQQIDLPFTFNLLVANIILVAFNLIPAFPLDGGRMLRAGLAFGMDRTKATRIAANIGQLLAIAFVFFGFFFNFWLVIIGFFVYMGAGSEARYESIRTGLADYRVEDVVMRKFSLLLPDDSLEKAVQLLLNSQEQEFIVASEDQVVGVLTRKELIRGLSEYGKTAPVSRAMSQDYIMLHPHMPLREVYHKMMTGGSTVNPVIENGKFIGIVNKTNIDELLMVDSALRES comes from the coding sequence ATGAAGCAGGACAGGTTTTCTTTATATGTAGGCCGGTATGCCGGAATAAAGGTCTTTATACACTGGACCTTCTGGATCATTCTGGTATGGGTGTATTTTATTTATTACAATATTAACCAGGATGCTGGCGAAGGCCTGCAGGGGGTGTTGTTCATACTTGCGCTCTTTGGCTGTGTAGTCTTGCATGAATACGGCCATGCCCTCACCGCTAAAAAATATAACATCAATACCCGGCGCATTACCTTATATCCCATTGGCGGAATTGCAAGCCTGGAGGCCATGCCTGAAAAGCCGGGGCAGGAGCTGATGGTGGCTGCTGCCGGACCGTTGGTAAATGTAGTGATTGCCCTGCTGCTGTGGGCGTATCTCCAGTTTAGCGGACAAATGCCTGATATGGGTGCCCTTCAGGATGCCGACCCTGCAGATCTGCAGCAGATTGATCTGCCATTTACCTTTAATTTGCTGGTGGCAAACATCATACTGGTGGCTTTTAATTTAATTCCTGCTTTTCCCCTGGATGGTGGCAGGATGCTCAGGGCTGGCCTGGCATTTGGCATGGACCGTACTAAGGCTACACGTATCGCAGCCAATATTGGCCAGCTGCTGGCCATTGCTTTTGTGTTCTTTGGCTTCTTCTTCAATTTCTGGCTCGTGATCATCGGATTTTTCGTGTACATGGGTGCCGGCTCTGAAGCAAGGTACGAGAGTATCAGAACCGGACTGGCAGATTACAGGGTGGAAGATGTGGTGATGCGAAAGTTTAGCCTGCTCCTGCCGGATGATAGCCTTGAAAAGGCAGTACAATTGCTGCTGAACAGCCAGGAGCAGGAGTTTATAGTGGCATCCGAAGATCAGGTGGTGGGCGTGCTAACCAGAAAGGAACTGATCAGGGGGTTATCGGAATATGGGAAAACAGCACCTGTTTCCAGGGCCATGAGCCAGGATTATATTATGCTTCATCCCCATATGCCCCTGCGGGAGGTGTATCATAAAATGATGACAGGGGGCAGTACAGTAAACCCTGTTATTGAAAATGGCAAATTTATAGGAATCGTGAACAAGACCAATATAGATGAATTGCTGATGGTAGATTCTGCCCTGAGAGAGTCTTAA
- a CDS encoding alpha amylase (COG0366 Glycosidases): MENGKQLWWQKEIIYEVYARSFQDSNGDGIGDIRGLINRLDYLQWLGIKAIWLTPVYPSPMKDLGYDISDYTGIDPVFGTHKDFDELLREVHSRDMKLIVDFIPNHSSDQHPWFRESRSSRDNPKRDWYIWKDAAENGAEPNNWLSVLGGPAWEWDEQTEQYYYHTFLKEQPELNLRNPEVLEAVLEAMRFWLDKGVNGFRVDVMWYLIKDEKFRDNPLNPDYKPDMPSSEQLIQAYSSNQPEVHEIVRQFRQLLDGYNEKVMIGELYLSIHKIVDYYGANNGGAHLPGNHQLLQLPWEVKKIAAAIDEYEAALPDEAWPNWVIGNHDQARVLSRIGKAQAKVAAMLLLTLRGTPIMYYGDEIGMSNVEIPRDEQKDPQGLLMENNESRDPQRTPMQWDASEKAGFTTGKPWLRLADSFDQNNVEAQKADPDSLLNFYRHLIRLRQQEPALMNGDYYPVLTDGKLLAYIRRGAGGTPFLVVLNLSGEAVVFKPKNAAIKGEVVLSTSRKWEDPELKEGTKVDANEGLLAKISE, encoded by the coding sequence ATGGAAAACGGGAAGCAGCTATGGTGGCAAAAAGAGATCATTTATGAAGTATATGCACGTTCGTTTCAGGACTCTAATGGCGATGGGATAGGAGATATCCGCGGTTTGATTAACCGCCTGGATTACCTGCAGTGGCTTGGGATAAAAGCTATCTGGCTGACACCCGTTTACCCTTCGCCGATGAAAGACCTGGGCTACGATATATCCGACTATACCGGCATTGACCCTGTATTTGGTACCCACAAAGATTTTGATGAGCTGCTTCGGGAGGTGCATAGCCGGGACATGAAGCTGATCGTTGATTTTATCCCGAACCATTCCTCCGATCAGCACCCCTGGTTCAGGGAATCACGCTCCTCGCGCGATAATCCTAAAAGAGACTGGTACATCTGGAAAGATGCCGCTGAAAATGGTGCAGAACCAAATAACTGGCTAAGTGTGCTCGGTGGTCCGGCCTGGGAATGGGATGAGCAAACGGAGCAATATTACTACCATACCTTTCTGAAGGAACAGCCCGAGCTAAATTTACGAAATCCTGAAGTACTTGAAGCTGTGCTGGAGGCCATGCGGTTTTGGCTGGATAAGGGTGTAAACGGTTTCCGGGTGGATGTGATGTGGTACCTGATCAAAGATGAAAAATTCAGGGATAACCCTTTAAATCCTGATTATAAGCCAGATATGCCCAGTAGCGAACAGCTGATCCAGGCATACTCCAGCAACCAGCCGGAGGTGCATGAGATCGTTCGCCAGTTCCGGCAGCTCCTGGATGGGTACAATGAAAAAGTGATGATTGGAGAGCTGTACCTGTCCATTCATAAAATAGTGGATTATTACGGCGCTAATAATGGGGGCGCTCACCTGCCGGGCAATCATCAGCTGTTGCAGCTACCGTGGGAGGTGAAAAAGATTGCAGCGGCCATCGATGAATATGAAGCAGCCCTTCCGGATGAAGCATGGCCCAACTGGGTAATTGGTAACCATGACCAGGCCCGTGTGTTAAGCCGCATTGGCAAAGCACAGGCAAAGGTTGCTGCCATGCTGTTACTCACCCTGCGGGGAACACCCATCATGTATTATGGTGATGAAATAGGCATGAGTAATGTAGAGATACCGCGCGATGAACAGAAAGATCCGCAGGGGCTGCTGATGGAAAATAACGAAAGCCGTGATCCGCAGCGTACACCTATGCAGTGGGATGCTTCTGAAAAAGCAGGCTTTACTACCGGAAAACCCTGGCTCCGCCTGGCAGATAGTTTTGACCAGAACAATGTAGAGGCACAAAAAGCAGATCCTGATTCACTCCTGAACTTTTACAGGCACCTGATCCGGCTGCGCCAGCAGGAGCCTGCACTGATGAATGGCGATTATTATCCTGTGTTAACAGATGGCAAGCTGCTGGCTTATATCAGGCGGGGAGCGGGCGGCACTCCTTTCCTGGTGGTGCTAAACCTAAGCGGTGAGGCAGTAGTCTTCAAACCTAAAAATGCGGCCATAAAAGGAGAGGTGGTGCTTTCTACCAGCCGGAAGTGGGAAGACCCTGAACTGAAAGAGGGGACAAAAGTTGATGCCAATGAAGGGCTGCTGGCAAAAATTTCAGAATAA
- a CDS encoding membrane or secreted protein, whose translation MALLLFIFSLLAPLSQTQPRAAQQLTGAWEANMTDGTLGLWIMEDDHFSITYYKRDAPEFINTEGGKWSLTPDGKITLHWEFNTKDQSQVGQQQVLAHKLESNTLIAAGKSWKRIDDGTPGALKGAWLITGRERDGEMGTMTPGARKTMKILSGTRFQWIAYNSETGEFFGTGGGAYTTKGGKYTEQIHFFSRDNARVGASLEFDYELRDGMWHHSGQSSKGEPLYEIWSTRQSLGI comes from the coding sequence ATGGCACTTTTACTTTTTATCTTTAGCCTGCTGGCTCCCCTCTCCCAAACCCAGCCCCGGGCAGCACAGCAGCTGACAGGCGCCTGGGAGGCAAACATGACAGATGGAACCCTTGGCCTTTGGATTATGGAAGACGACCATTTCTCCATCACCTATTATAAAAGAGATGCCCCGGAATTTATCAATACTGAGGGCGGCAAATGGTCACTTACTCCGGATGGTAAAATCACTTTACACTGGGAATTTAACACAAAAGATCAAAGCCAGGTGGGGCAGCAGCAGGTATTAGCCCACAAACTGGAAAGCAATACGCTCATAGCAGCAGGAAAGAGCTGGAAGCGGATTGATGATGGTACTCCCGGTGCACTAAAGGGTGCCTGGCTTATTACCGGACGCGAGCGTGATGGAGAAATGGGCACCATGACCCCTGGCGCACGCAAAACCATGAAGATCTTATCCGGCACCCGCTTTCAGTGGATTGCTTACAACAGTGAAACAGGAGAATTTTTTGGTACTGGTGGCGGTGCTTATACCACCAAAGGGGGAAAATACACTGAACAAATTCATTTCTTTTCCAGAGATAATGCACGCGTAGGAGCAAGCCTGGAGTTTGATTACGAACTGCGAGACGGCATGTGGCACCACAGCGGCCAGAGCAGCAAGGGAGAGCCACTGTATGAGATCTGGTCTACCCGCCAGTCGCTGGGAATTTAA
- a CDS encoding sensor protein (COG0642 Signal transduction histidine kinase) produces the protein MKDAKHNVDKNITAALIEESAEELYDNAPCGYLSTLPNGLIIKANSTFLNWIGYERQEVLSEKKLQNFFAIGGKIFYETHHAPLLKMQGFVNELNYELLQKKGGGLPVLINAVQVKDKAGVPVLIRVTVFNITDRKKYELELLHAKKKAEEAVKVKAAFLSTVSHEFRTPMNAIIGIANLLQRTELSPQQAQYIEVLKFSSENLLDLINDILDFSKIESGKISLEEKYFNINHLLHSIVHGLHFKAEEKGLQLYLHLDDEMPPYVFGDPVKLGQVITNLLGNALKFTEQGTVSLHLQLLEQQGQIVRFLLMVKDTGIGISADKQEKIFEEFAQASPEIGLKYGGSGLGLAISQRLLHLFGSKLNVKSKAGVGSEFYFNLELPFGREEAADIPIERSVAEGNRTVRGVRLLLAEDNAINVMVVTEYLDEWGVLYDVATDGAQAVEQVEQNTYDLVLMDLQMPVLDGYRASLAIRSLKNKDCSNIPIIAFTASARFDYKDRIVEAGITDLLSKPFRPEDLFNVIVRYGAPSPAVSGGTHQAAVFNNLYSPEQAPENHKPIISLQQYLHITKGNSATLEKLLQLTIQHFQDYKKNYTEAMLGRDAGKMAEITHKIKMTIKLLEAEELEHAIQICRSIVLTADTRQLRQAILHLEKSFDQAIAVLKKHHQK, from the coding sequence TTGAAGGACGCTAAGCACAATGTAGATAAGAACATTACAGCAGCTCTGATAGAAGAGAGTGCGGAAGAGCTCTATGACAATGCCCCCTGTGGTTATCTGTCTACACTTCCAAACGGTCTTATTATAAAAGCGAACAGTACTTTTTTAAACTGGATAGGGTATGAGCGCCAGGAGGTGCTTTCTGAAAAAAAGCTGCAGAACTTTTTTGCTATAGGAGGAAAAATATTTTACGAAACCCATCATGCTCCTTTGCTGAAGATGCAGGGATTTGTGAATGAGTTGAATTATGAACTGCTGCAGAAAAAGGGGGGAGGACTGCCTGTGTTGATTAATGCAGTTCAGGTAAAAGACAAGGCTGGGGTCCCTGTGCTGATCCGGGTAACGGTGTTCAATATTACCGACAGGAAAAAATACGAACTGGAACTGTTACATGCCAAGAAAAAGGCAGAAGAAGCGGTAAAGGTAAAGGCCGCTTTTCTTTCAACGGTAAGTCACGAGTTTCGCACACCCATGAATGCCATTATTGGTATTGCCAACCTCCTGCAGCGAACAGAGCTTAGCCCACAACAGGCGCAGTATATCGAGGTGCTCAAATTTTCTTCAGAGAATCTGCTAGACCTGATCAATGATATCCTGGACTTCAGCAAAATAGAATCCGGAAAGATATCGCTGGAAGAGAAATACTTCAACATCAATCATCTGCTGCACAGCATTGTGCATGGCTTGCATTTTAAGGCCGAAGAAAAAGGGCTGCAGCTGTATCTGCATCTCGATGATGAAATGCCTCCGTATGTATTTGGAGATCCGGTAAAGCTGGGGCAGGTGATTACCAACTTGCTGGGCAATGCTCTAAAGTTTACCGAGCAGGGAACAGTAAGCCTGCACCTGCAGCTGCTGGAGCAGCAGGGCCAGATTGTCAGGTTTTTACTCATGGTGAAAGACACCGGTATCGGAATTTCGGCAGACAAGCAGGAAAAGATCTTTGAGGAATTTGCCCAGGCCAGTCCGGAAATTGGCTTGAAATATGGGGGCTCAGGTCTGGGGCTGGCCATCAGCCAACGCCTGTTACATTTGTTCGGCAGTAAACTTAATGTTAAAAGCAAGGCAGGTGTTGGTTCAGAATTTTATTTTAACCTGGAACTGCCCTTTGGCAGGGAGGAGGCTGCTGATATACCCATTGAGCGTAGTGTTGCCGAGGGGAACAGAACCGTTAGAGGGGTACGGCTGCTGCTGGCCGAAGATAACGCCATTAATGTAATGGTGGTAACCGAATATCTGGATGAATGGGGGGTGCTGTATGATGTGGCTACCGATGGCGCGCAAGCTGTGGAGCAGGTAGAGCAAAATACCTATGATTTGGTATTGATGGATCTGCAGATGCCGGTTCTGGATGGATATAGAGCGAGCCTTGCCATCAGGTCTCTTAAAAACAAAGATTGCAGTAATATACCAATCATTGCTTTTACGGCCTCCGCCAGATTTGATTATAAAGATAGAATTGTGGAAGCCGGAATTACAGATCTCCTTAGCAAGCCCTTTAGGCCCGAAGATCTTTTTAACGTCATCGTACGTTATGGTGCCCCCAGCCCTGCTGTTTCCGGTGGAACTCATCAGGCAGCTGTTTTCAACAACCTTTACTCCCCTGAACAGGCTCCAGAAAATCATAAGCCTATTATTTCCCTGCAGCAGTACCTGCATATTACCAAAGGGAACAGTGCCACTTTAGAAAAGCTGTTACAGCTCACAATCCAACACTTTCAGGATTATAAAAAAAACTATACCGAAGCCATGCTGGGCAGGGATGCCGGTAAAATGGCAGAGATTACCCACAAAATAAAAATGACAATCAAGCTCCTGGAAGCTGAAGAGCTCGAACATGCTATTCAAATATGCCGCTCAATTGTACTTACTGCAGATACCAGACAGCTCCGTCAGGCTATTCTGCATCTGGAGAAATCTTTTGACCAGGCCATTGCAGTGTTGAAAAAGCACCATCAGAAATAG
- a CDS encoding alpha/beta hydrolase fold protein (COG0596 Predicted hydrolases or acyltransferases (alpha/beta hydrolase superfamily)) encodes MDIDKRFNVKVFGQGTQFMIFAHGFGCDQHMWRYITPAFEKYFKLVLFDYVGHGKSDSAAYHPEKYSSLQGYADDVLEICKAHSIANAIFIGHSVSAMVGVLAAVRQPQTFQKLVMVGPSPCYINQGDYYGGFSREDIESLLSSLESNYLGWSSIMAPVIMGNGDRPELGEELTNSFCSTDPEIAKQFAQVTFFSDNRDDLLKLTVPALILQCSEDVIAPQQVGQYVAKQLAQSTLVVLEATGHCPHLSAPDETIAAIEHFLYQN; translated from the coding sequence ATGGATATTGATAAACGGTTTAATGTAAAAGTTTTTGGACAGGGAACGCAGTTTATGATTTTCGCCCATGGGTTTGGGTGCGATCAGCATATGTGGCGCTATATTACTCCAGCCTTCGAAAAATACTTTAAACTGGTGCTGTTCGATTATGTTGGGCATGGCAAGTCTGACAGTGCTGCGTACCATCCGGAGAAATATAGCAGCCTGCAGGGCTATGCAGATGATGTGCTCGAGATTTGTAAAGCCCATTCCATTGCCAATGCTATTTTTATCGGCCACTCTGTAAGTGCCATGGTGGGTGTACTGGCCGCAGTCAGGCAACCACAGACCTTTCAAAAGCTTGTGATGGTAGGTCCTTCTCCCTGTTATATCAACCAGGGTGATTACTATGGGGGGTTCTCAAGAGAAGATATAGAATCTCTGCTGAGCTCCCTGGAAAGCAATTATCTTGGTTGGTCCAGTATCATGGCCCCCGTTATTATGGGAAATGGCGACCGACCAGAGCTGGGAGAGGAGCTAACGAATAGTTTTTGCAGCACCGATCCTGAAATTGCAAAGCAGTTTGCACAGGTTACTTTTTTTTCTGATAACAGAGATGACCTCCTGAAGCTAACGGTACCTGCCCTCATTCTTCAATGTTCCGAAGATGTAATTGCTCCACAACAGGTTGGGCAGTATGTGGCAAAGCAGTTGGCCCAAAGTACACTGGTTGTTCTAGAGGCAACCGGTCATTGTCCGCACCTAAGCGCCCCCGATGAAACCATAGCCGCAATAGAACACTTTCTTTACCAAAATTGA
- a CDS encoding CHRD domain-containing protein, which produces MKKQILLYVSALLIVFTACDDKGIEPVLQDDSAIKGGYRVVNMRAHLGGDQEVPVAETKATGQAIFQLSKDGTELSYKLIVANIENLRMAHIHVAPVGSNGVVVVWLYPDGPPPMPIPGRFSGILAQGTITADDLIGSLAGASL; this is translated from the coding sequence ATGAAAAAACAAATTTTACTGTATGTATCTGCTCTTTTAATTGTTTTCACGGCATGTGATGACAAGGGAATTGAACCTGTATTACAGGATGATTCCGCTATAAAGGGAGGCTACAGGGTCGTGAACATGCGGGCGCACCTTGGGGGCGATCAGGAGGTTCCGGTGGCTGAGACAAAGGCTACCGGCCAGGCTATTTTTCAGCTAAGCAAAGATGGTACGGAGCTTAGCTATAAGCTGATTGTGGCCAATATTGAAAATTTGCGCATGGCTCACATTCACGTGGCTCCTGTGGGTTCAAATGGTGTGGTGGTAGTATGGTTGTACCCTGATGGCCCACCACCAATGCCAATCCCCGGCAGGTTCAGTGGCATATTAGCCCAGGGCACCATTACTGCAGACGATCTGATCGGTTCTCTGGCAGGTGCTTCTCTTTAA
- a CDS encoding formyl transferase domain-containing protein — translation MQPATTEAAIEAAAAYFQPQLIIAPFLKKGLPTPLLQKYTVLTIRATAGTDRGPVNYNGVLTENLQNWRITVYQGSLAKEVSSNSTPQNFMVPLKAKSNFYQHHLTRAVVQDILDTVEKIQKKALLANTLQRTGTKVIGRLHSIV, via the coding sequence GTGCAGCCGGCAACCACTGAAGCAGCAATAGAAGCAGCTGCTGCTTATTTTCAGCCCCAGCTCATTATTGCCCCTTTTCTCAAAAAAGGCTTACCCACTCCCCTGCTCCAGAAATATACTGTTTTAACCATTCGCGCTACGGCCGGTACCGACAGAGGCCCCGTGAACTATAATGGTGTACTTACCGAGAACCTGCAAAACTGGCGTATTACCGTCTATCAGGGATCTCTGGCAAAAGAGGTTTCCAGCAACAGTACCCCTCAAAATTTTATGGTGCCGCTAAAAGCCAAAAGCAATTTCTATCAGCATCATCTTACCCGTGCTGTGGTTCAGGATATTTTGGATACTGTAGAAAAAATTCAGAAAAAAGCCCTGTTGGCGAATACCCTGCAACGAACCGGCACAAAAGTGATCGGCAGGTTACACAGTATTGTTTAA